AGGAACACGTCAGCTTCAGCACCTGGATAGAAGAACAGGAAGAGAGGTATACCTCTCCTTGCAAAACATCGAGAAGTTAGTTCTTCAAAACTAAATGCACTAAGAGCCTGTGCCAAATTGGCACAGGCTCTTAAAGACGTTTGATCCTTTTTAGCGTTGTGAATAATTCACAAACTTCTTAAAAGTAGGCGTTAAAAAGGAATTTTATTATGATTTCATCCTCTTTCCGCTGTCTCCTGCTGCTACTCCTCTTCTCCTCCCATTTTCTTACGGCAAAACAGTGCTCCAACCCGCCCTATCTCGCTGATTTTGTCCCTTCCATCCATCGCTATGGAATCGATGTTGGTATCTACAACCACTACGTCAGAACCCCCCATTCGCAAAGCGGCAAGCTGCTTAAGCTGACAGAGACTCTTTATAACAATAACCTGACGCCCATCTATCCAGCCTTGTCGATTCCCAAGGTTGTCCATCAAATTTGGCTGGGAAGCCCCGTGCCTAAAAAATTCGAAAAGATCATGAAGACGTGGATGAAGTGGCATGGATGGGAATACAAGCTGTGGACAGAGGCCGAAGTGGCCAAGATTACATTGGTCAATCCCGGCATTTACCAAAAAGTCAAAAACCTCGGCGCCAAATCCGATATCCTCCGCTACGAAATTCTCTATCAGTTCGGAGGCGTTTATGTGGATACCGATTTTGAGTGTTTCTGCCCTGCCTTCTTTGACTGGGCAGCCGAGCAGTACGATTTTTTTGCCGGGATCGAAACCCTTAAAGGATGCCCCAAGCTGCACATCTGCAATGCCCTGATAGGCTCCAAACCAGGACACCCCTTACTGCAGCGCATGCTGCAAGAGCTTCAGAACTTGAAAGAATCCATGAGCCTTGGTGACATCATCAACGCGACAGGCCCCGGATTCCTGTCTAAGCAATTCTTAGAATACTACGATTCGTGTCATGAAGACACCATTGACATCGTATTCACGCCGACATATTTCTATCCCATCACAAAAGCGGAATTCAAGCTGAAGCAAAAAGAGCAAAACAAGCTCATCCGGGATGAGACGGTGGCGCTCCACTATTGGTCCGGAGAGTGGCTTAAGGGCCTCTCCTTCTTTGATCAAGTCGATGAATGATCCATGCCGCGATCTGCTATGAACCGACTTCTTAGAAAAGCAGGGGCAAGACGCCTTATTGCCCCTGCTTTGGCTCTCACCTTACTTCTTCTTAGCCTCATCTCATCGGTTTCCGCTTTGGACGCACCTTGGCCAAACCCCGATTTTATAAGTTCTTATCACCGCTACAATTTAGACAAACGTTTCTTTCAACGTTTGCTCCACAAAAAAGAGAGCCCGCTTTTCATCGAAAGGCTTCAGCAGCTTAAAGCACTCTATGACAGAGAGGGTTCTCAGGACAAGGCAAGCGGTTTCCCTAAAATTATCCATCAAATTTGGGTGGGATCGCCGGTGCCGAAAAAATACGTTCAGTGGATGCGGACATGGACAAATTGGCAGGGATGGGAGTACAGGCTGTGGACTGACAAGGAAGTGGAATCCATTATACTCAGCAACGCTGAGCTCTACCAAAAAGCTTCGAATTTCGGTGTCAAGGGAGACATTTTGCGCTATGAGATCCTCTATCAGTTTGGCGGTCTCTATGCCGACACCGATTTTGAATGCCTGAACCCTTCATTTTTTGAGCTCGCCTCAGAAAAGGTGGATTTACTGCTTGGAACCGAGCCGGCCCTTTTGGCGCCCCCTCCGATGATCGCCAGCGGACTCATCGCAGCCAAGGCTAAACACCCGCTGATCAAGCAGCTGATCGATCATTTGAAATCGAATTTTGAATCTTCTGTTTCCAGAGAACCGACAGATCTTTCCGGCCCTGCCTATTTTACCTCCGAGTTTTTTAAATACCTTCAACAGGATCCTGTCACTTACGATATCATCTTTCCCACCACTTTTTTCTATCCGCTGACAGCCAACGAATTTAAATTGGGTCATTCAGCCTACAAGAAATATATCCATCCAGAGACGGCTGCCATCCACTATTATGAAGGAAGCTGGCGGTAGGCAAGAGAAGTTCTCTCATCTTTTACGGAAACACAAGTTGCTGTAAAAGCCCCGTATTGAATAAAATTTATTTCCAGCAACTTCACCCGTGATCATCATATGTTTGGATTTTTAAAATATCTCTTCGGTTCAGCCCACGACAGACTTATCAGAAAATATCGACATATTGTCGAACAGATCGCAGTCGAAGAAGAAAAGCTTAAGAACTTAAGCGACAGCGAAATAAAAGCTAAAACCGAGGAATTCAAGTCTCGTCTTAAAGCGGGCGAAACCTTGGATGACATCCTGCCGGAAGCCTATGCTGTCGTGAAAAACGTATGCCGCCGCCTGGCAGGCACGCAAGTTCACGTTTCAGGATATGATCAGAAGTGGGACATGGTGCCCTATGACGTTCAGCTGATCGGCGCCATCGCCCTGCATAAAGGCACCATTTCAGAGATGCAGACAGGCGAAGGAAAAACCCTGACAGCAACTCTTCCCCTCTATTTAAACGCGTTGACGGGCAAGCCTGTCCATCTGGTTACAGTCAACGATTACCTCGCCAAAAGGGACTGCCAATGGGTCGGTTCTATCCTGAGGTGGCTTGGGATAACCACGGGCGCTTTGACAAACGAAATCCCGATGGACGAAAGGCAAGAGGTTTATAAAAACGATGTGGTCTATGGCACCGCCTCGGAATTTGGCTTCGACTACTTAAGAGACAATTCCATGGCCACGACCAAAGATCAAAAGGTGCAGCGCGGCTTCTACTTTGCAATCATCGATGAAGTCGACAGCATTTTGATCGACGAAGCGAGAACTCCCCTTATCATCTCCGGACCGGCCCCCGTAAGCCGGCAAATGTATGACACACTGAAAGAGGGTGTTCATAACTTGGTGCGCAAACAGCGCGATTTTTTAACCAAGCTTGCAAGCGATGCCTTCAAAATCCTCAAGGAGGATCTCGGTTCGGAAGAAGACGAGAGCAGCGAGGCCGCAAAAAAATTTGAGAGCTCTCCGGAAAAAGACGCCGCTCTTAAGAACTTGTGGCTGGTCAATAAGGGAACACCGCGCAACAAGATTGTCAAGCGCGTCAAGGAGAACCCCGACTTGAGGGCTGCCCTTGATAAATGGGATCTCTATTTTTATGCCGAGCAAAATAAAGAAGAGCGCAAGGAGTTTCTCTCCGAGCTGTACCTGATCATCGATGAAAAAAGCAACGACTTCGAACTGACCGACAAAGGCATCAATGCCTGGAATTCCTTCGCTGGCGGTGAAGGAAGCGCAGACGACTTCGTGATGCTTGATCTGGGAGATGAGTACCACAAAATTGACCTGGATCCTGATCTTGACGACAACGCCAAAGTGGAAGCGAAGCTGAAACTGCAAGAAGAGGATCTTAAGCGAAAAGAGAGAGCGCACAACCTGCGGCAGCTCTTCCGCGCCCACTTACTGATGGAACGCGACGTCGACTACATCGTCCAAGAAAGCAAGATCGTCATCATCGACGAAAATACAGGCAGACCTCAACCCGGCAGACGTTTCTCGGATGGACTCCACCAGGCGATTGAGGCAAAAGAGGGTGTTCCCATCCAGCGCGAAACCCAAACATACGCCACCATCACCCTGCAAAACTTCTTCCGTATGTATGAGAAGATTGCGGGCATGACAGGAACGGCCATGACGGAAGCGAACGAGTTTAAGCAGATCTACAAGCTTGACGTTCTTGAAATACCGACCCATAAGAAAGGGCTAAGAGATGATTTCAACGATGAAATCTATATGTCCGAAAGGGAGAAATACAACGCCATCCTTAAAGAGGTCAAAGACGTACACGAGAAAGGGCGCCCTATCCTGATAGGCACCGATTCGGTAAGCGCCTCGGAAAAACTGTCCCGCATCTTTAAACAAAACAATCTCCCGCACACTGTACTGAACGCCAAACAGCACGAAAGAGAAGCTGAAATTGTCGCAGAAGCAGGAAAAGAAGGGGCTATCACCATCGCCACCAACATGGCAGGCCGAGGCACCGACATTAAATTAGGCGAAGGCGTCGCCGCAAAAGGTGGTCTCCACGTTCTTGGCACCACAAGGCACCAATCCAGAAGGATCGACAGGCAGCTGCGTGGACGTTGCGCAAGACAAGGCGACCCCGGAACGACCAAGTTCTATATTTCATTCGAAGATCCTTTGCTGCGCCTTTTCTCCTCGCCGAGGATGACGGCTCTGCTCCAAAAATTCCGCCCGCCCGAGGGCGAGCCGATCTCTGCCGGAATGCTCAACCGTTCAATAGAAACGGCGCAAAAACGGGTCGAGCAGCGCAACTATACGATCCGTAAGCACACTCTGGAATATGACGACGTCATGAATAAGCAGAGGCAGGAGATTTACGCCTTCCGCAATGAAATCTTAGAGACCGAAAATCCGATCCACCTGGCCAAGGAGATCCTCGATACTGTTGTCACTCAGACAGCAGAACAGTATTTCATGAACAGGAGCGACAGCGCCCAATGGGATGCCAAAGGTTTTTGCGATGCGTTGATGGAGAAGATTCCTCTCTCATTCAATCCTAAGGATTTTGATGATGTAGCACTTGAGATCGAAGAGATCGAAAACATCGCCAATGAAAAAATCGCCAGCGCCTTCACCCAAAAGATTGAGCATGAGAAGCAAAAAATTGTCATTCCTCAATCAGCGGAAGGGCTTATCCTCAATCAGGATGACCAGATCAGCGAAGCTGTACGCAACATCATGATTCGCAAAATCGACCAGCTGTGGATTGAACATCTTTTGTCTATGGATCATTTGAGAACAGACGTCAACCTGCGCTCATTCGGCCAGCGAGATCCTCTTCTTGAGTTCAAACACGAAGGATTCAAACTATTCGACGAGTTTGGGAAAAACTTGCGAAGCCAAGTCGCCCATGACCTCTTCAGGTTTGAGATGATGCCCCGTGATGCCGCTGCAATCGAAAGACTGATCGCATCTCTGCGCATGGAAAGAGAGCGCTCTTTCGTCGACGAAGCACCGCTGCCGCAGGCGCAAGAGGAACCCCTTTCCGAATCGAGACAGGAAGCTCAACCTCAGGAAAAGCTTGAGCCGGTTGTAATAGGACCCAAGACTGGCCGCAACGACCCCTGCCCATGCGGCAGCGGACAAAAGTACAAAAAGTGCTGCGGTAAAGACAAGGAGTTTGAAGCTTAAATAGCCGATATCAATCTTACTCTTCTCTGCCCCGATACCGCTTGTGTATCGGGGACAAAAAAACTCGCCTCGATGGCTCAGGATTTTAGCTCGGATGCGCCTCAAAACCTTGGGGTGCTAAAAGAGTGCCTTGGGAGCTTTCGTAGATCCACCCCCCAATCTTGAAATACGCTCGTTATCGATCCAAAACCGGCGCTAGCCAGCACCTGCCCTAGCAGGATATCCCCAACTCTAATAAACCAAGACTAGAGTACGGAGAAGACGGTATCTCGACTAATTTATCTAAGAAATGCCGCTAGAAAACCTTCAGCATCGACAACACTGAGACTGCTTCCCCGATTGGTTAGCAGGTGACCATTTGGTCGAGACGCTCTGACCGGCGAACTCCAAAACCGGGTCACCACTCCTTGCAGACCGACTCAGGATAAAGGATTGAAGAGCATAGGCCGGCCATGTAGTTTCGAAAAATCTACACTGGCGCTCTGTTGGACAAGTTTTAGCCCGGTGGAGAAGAGTGAAAGCTCCCGGCCTCATCAATTAGTGAACGGAAAACTCAAATCGGATGACTTCCTTTCTGAATTAGAATGAAAAAATTGAGTGCTGAAGATCGCCGGCGTACTTCGTCGGCTTTGAGGTCAATTCAGCTCACGCATTTTGCCCCCAAAGCCGGTGAAATCCGAATCCGCCAGCACCCCTTCAAGAGGCGAGCAGCTCTTTTTTTGCCTTCTCCATACGGTCTCTGGCAATGCGGCTGATCTTTTTCCATCCGCCTGTCAGCCCCATGGCAGAGCGCATCTCTTCTACGGTCTTCTCCGCCACTTCCTGCATTTTCAGGGTTCCTTTATAAATCACCTCTTCGACAAGCCCCTTCTCACCCTCAAGCTGCTTTCGTTTTTCTCTAATGGGATCCAGAAACAAGTTGAGGGACTTGGCCAGGCTCTCTTTCACCTCCACGTCACCGACAGAACCTGCCTCATATCTCGCTTTTAACTCGGCAACTTCCGCTTTGTCCTTATTGAAGATATCGTGGTAGGTGAAGACCGGATTGTTTGCCACCTGGCCGGGGATGTGAGCATGAACACGGTTCGGATCGGTGTACATCCCCCGAACCTTTTTATCGACAGTTTTGGCATCATCGGA
This genomic interval from Estrella lausannensis contains the following:
- a CDS encoding glycosyltransferase family 32 protein is translated as MPRSAMNRLLRKAGARRLIAPALALTLLLLSLISSVSALDAPWPNPDFISSYHRYNLDKRFFQRLLHKKESPLFIERLQQLKALYDREGSQDKASGFPKIIHQIWVGSPVPKKYVQWMRTWTNWQGWEYRLWTDKEVESIILSNAELYQKASNFGVKGDILRYEILYQFGGLYADTDFECLNPSFFELASEKVDLLLGTEPALLAPPPMIASGLIAAKAKHPLIKQLIDHLKSNFESSVSREPTDLSGPAYFTSEFFKYLQQDPVTYDIIFPTTFFYPLTANEFKLGHSAYKKYIHPETAAIHYYEGSWR
- a CDS encoding glycosyltransferase family 32 protein, which codes for MISSSFRCLLLLLLFSSHFLTAKQCSNPPYLADFVPSIHRYGIDVGIYNHYVRTPHSQSGKLLKLTETLYNNNLTPIYPALSIPKVVHQIWLGSPVPKKFEKIMKTWMKWHGWEYKLWTEAEVAKITLVNPGIYQKVKNLGAKSDILRYEILYQFGGVYVDTDFECFCPAFFDWAAEQYDFFAGIETLKGCPKLHICNALIGSKPGHPLLQRMLQELQNLKESMSLGDIINATGPGFLSKQFLEYYDSCHEDTIDIVFTPTYFYPITKAEFKLKQKEQNKLIRDETVALHYWSGEWLKGLSFFDQVDE
- the secA gene encoding preprotein translocase subunit SecA — protein: MFGFLKYLFGSAHDRLIRKYRHIVEQIAVEEEKLKNLSDSEIKAKTEEFKSRLKAGETLDDILPEAYAVVKNVCRRLAGTQVHVSGYDQKWDMVPYDVQLIGAIALHKGTISEMQTGEGKTLTATLPLYLNALTGKPVHLVTVNDYLAKRDCQWVGSILRWLGITTGALTNEIPMDERQEVYKNDVVYGTASEFGFDYLRDNSMATTKDQKVQRGFYFAIIDEVDSILIDEARTPLIISGPAPVSRQMYDTLKEGVHNLVRKQRDFLTKLASDAFKILKEDLGSEEDESSEAAKKFESSPEKDAALKNLWLVNKGTPRNKIVKRVKENPDLRAALDKWDLYFYAEQNKEERKEFLSELYLIIDEKSNDFELTDKGINAWNSFAGGEGSADDFVMLDLGDEYHKIDLDPDLDDNAKVEAKLKLQEEDLKRKERAHNLRQLFRAHLLMERDVDYIVQESKIVIIDENTGRPQPGRRFSDGLHQAIEAKEGVPIQRETQTYATITLQNFFRMYEKIAGMTGTAMTEANEFKQIYKLDVLEIPTHKKGLRDDFNDEIYMSEREKYNAILKEVKDVHEKGRPILIGTDSVSASEKLSRIFKQNNLPHTVLNAKQHEREAEIVAEAGKEGAITIATNMAGRGTDIKLGEGVAAKGGLHVLGTTRHQSRRIDRQLRGRCARQGDPGTTKFYISFEDPLLRLFSSPRMTALLQKFRPPEGEPISAGMLNRSIETAQKRVEQRNYTIRKHTLEYDDVMNKQRQEIYAFRNEILETENPIHLAKEILDTVVTQTAEQYFMNRSDSAQWDAKGFCDALMEKIPLSFNPKDFDDVALEIEEIENIANEKIASAFTQKIEHEKQKIVIPQSAEGLILNQDDQISEAVRNIMIRKIDQLWIEHLLSMDHLRTDVNLRSFGQRDPLLEFKHEGFKLFDEFGKNLRSQVAHDLFRFEMMPRDAAAIERLIASLRMERERSFVDEAPLPQAQEEPLSESRQEAQPQEKLEPVVIGPKTGRNDPCPCGSGQKYKKCCGKDKEFEA